One window of the Sander lucioperca isolate FBNREF2018 chromosome 5, SLUC_FBN_1.2, whole genome shotgun sequence genome contains the following:
- the zgc:162730 gene encoding mRNA decay activator protein ZFP36: MSEMLDNIFTKNFRNLALDRNLDLDALVPKQSLLKGPGQSRLNRSASVFSPPSPLASSSHSLSTEHVNNNDNGSPFWSSNIWSQGPVSKPKPLSFRPDRSMSLTESSSSSLLSSFGQLKNLEAFPSATTVAPPPGFPPSSSLQAQVPQMVAPNRYKTELCRGFQETGSCKYGSKCQFAHGEAELRGLFRHPKYKTEPCRTFYNFGYCPYGSRCHFIHEDRISGAPLSSAKFQNQQQPTPSGQNPRHQLRQCVSFAGFLGSSRSSPPPSFPSSFNDPNLGFSRAPSVSPPPADLLSPVFGDSLQREAAAFQFGNHQTRASTGDIHNIPLILEPKSRCVCGHGNNFNISRVSASVEDGHQQDSSMLFPSPGGHGGFMKPAGLQRFSSEDSLEDSYSSSSGGSSGTESPTFDAATKRLTVFERLSLSD, from the exons ATGTCCGAAATGCTTGACAACATCTTCACGAAG AACTTTAGGAACCTGGCCCTGGATAGGAACCTGGACCTGGATGCCTTGGTCCCGAAACAGTCTCTACTCAAAGGCCCGGGGCAGAGTCGACTGAACCGGTCAGCCTCCGtcttctctcccccctccccccttgcCTCCTCGAGCCACAGCTTGAGCACCGAGCATGTTAACAATAACGACAACGGCAGCCCTTTCTGGTCATCTAACATCTGGAGCCAGGGCCCTGTCTCCAAACCGAAACCGCTCTCCTTCAGGCCCGACCGCTCCATGAGCCTGACTgagtccagcagcagcagcctgctTTCCTCGTTTGGACAGCTCAAGAACCTGGAGGCTTTCCCCTCTGCTACTACTGTGGCTCCACCGCCTGgcttccctccctcatcttCCCTCCAAGCCCAGGTTCCACAAATGGTGGCCCCTAATCGTTACAAGACTGAGCTGTGCCGTGGCTTCCAAGAGACAGGCAGCTGCAAGTATGGCAGTAAGTGCCAGTTTGCTCATGGCGAGGCAGAGCTGCGTGGACTGTTCCGCCACCCCAAGTACAAGACCGAGCCCTGCAGAACCTTCTACAACTTTGGCTACTGCCCCTATGGCTCACGCTGCCACTTTATCCATGAGGACAGAATTAGCGGAGCGCCGTTATCATCGGCCAAATTCCAGAATCAGCAGCAACCGACTCCCAGTGGTCAGAATCCACGCCACCAGCTGCGCCAGTGTGTCAGCTTCGCCGGGTTCCTGGGGTCTTCACGCAGCTCACCTCCTCCATCATTCCCTTCATCCTTCAATGATCCTAACTTGGGCTTCAGCCGTGCTCCCTCTGTTTCCCCACCTCCCGCTGATCTCCTCTCCCCAGTGTTTGGCGACTCCCTGCAGCGGGAGGCAGCAGCATTCCAGTTTGGCAACCATCAGACCCGTGCCAGCACCGGAGACATCCACAACATTCCTCTTATCCTGGAGCCAAAGTCACGCTGTGTGTGTGGCCATGGAAATAACTTTAACATCAGCAGAGTCTCTGCCAGCGTGGAGGACGGGCACCAGCAGGACAGCAGCATGCTGTTTCCTAGTCCTGGAGGCCACGGAGGATTCATGAAGCCTGCTGGACTCCAGCGTTTCTCCTCTGAGGACTCCCTGGAGGAcagctacagcagcagcagcggaggTTCCAGTGGAACCGAGTCTCCAACATTCGATGCAGCCACCAAGAGGCTCACTGTGTTTGAACGCCTGTCCCTGTCTGACTAA